Proteins from a genomic interval of Pseudomonas versuta:
- a CDS encoding phage tail protein, translated as MGAAQLIDIHGAKGGSDKPKTPTEAPDSLRSIALAKMLIAVGEGEFDGTPTAKNIFLDNTPLQDEQGNLNFPNVKWEWRTGSVEQPYIPGIPSVENETSLGIELRSGTPWVRAISNIQLSAVRLRFAWPMLQSIDANGNINGYRIEYKVELATDGGAYTQVLSEAADGKTTSTYERTRRIDLPKASSGWLLRVTRITVNQNNNKIADTMQVAGFTEVIDAKLRYPNTALLYIEFSAEQFRNIPAITIECDARKMSVPSNYDPRARSYIGIWDGTFKQAWTDNPVWMTYDITVNDRFGLGRRIKPWQVDKWELYRIAQYCDQLVPDGKGGMEPRFVCNLNLQGKADAWTLLRDISAIYRGMTYWAQGQVVSLSDMPRATDFDFAYTRANVIDGKFTYGSASERTRYSRALISYDNPANNYDTDVTAVTDSKLQRRYGDNPLEISAIGCTRESEAQRRGKWALLTNAKDRAVTFRTGLAGRIPLPGYVIPIADELIAGRPVGGLVAAVGGKVITLDRDTSAKPGDRLILNLPDGKCEGRTIQLVSVRKVTVTTAYSVAPEPELVWCLDADDLAVPLYRVTSVSRPEPGVFEISAVQYDPSKFAHIDTGARLEERPISVIPITVVPAPASVTLTSNSSIAQGLAVTTMTIAWESVAGAVAYDVEWRKDSGNWITVQRTGSSSVDVTGIYAGAYLARVRAVSAFDISSIWKSSQLTHLKGKEGLPPAVSYLTAQSRLFEIGLKWGFPPGAEDTQRTEIWYGPSNSLESAAKLSDLAYPQNDYSLQSLTAGAQFFFWARLVDRTGNIGPFYPVKDGVMGQASAEAGPILEMIAGKIGETELGKHLLDRLELIDGTGPGSVSDRLDAAKKELEDLIGEITDALEYDNTKSYTSGEVVRLGNRLFQAIAATTGNPPPDATYWLDMGTLAETTNALVLQVQKNSASIVEQDGKITAQAEQLSAINAKVTDPETGLEATAGGLSSLKGTVETLDGKITATAEKVEGVYAFIDSGSAGDESGSAGDETSSAGVWSIMSAIAERDFAQSVRTDVVEAKVGQNAASIIDVSTAAANATSAMASRVTQLDAKVDSNAAAFKSETTALADADKALTQKTDALQAVAGENTAAVETLSKAQADLEGNLSTMWSVKMQVNANGQLVTAGIGLGIETNAEGVTQSQFLVSADRFAVVSALAGGQVFTPFVVQNGQVFMQSAFIQDGTITNAKIGEYISSINYVPGISGWRLDKAGGLEINGVVEGGGRLTINNNVIQVFDSAGTLRVRMGIWG; from the coding sequence ATGGGCGCAGCACAGCTAATTGATATCCACGGTGCCAAGGGTGGATCAGATAAGCCAAAGACCCCGACTGAAGCCCCGGACAGCCTGCGCTCTATTGCCCTGGCGAAAATGCTAATTGCAGTGGGCGAGGGAGAGTTTGACGGGACGCCTACGGCCAAAAACATCTTTCTCGACAACACTCCGCTGCAGGACGAGCAAGGCAATCTCAATTTTCCGAATGTGAAGTGGGAGTGGCGCACCGGCTCCGTGGAGCAGCCCTACATCCCTGGGATACCTTCGGTTGAGAATGAGACCAGCCTGGGCATTGAGCTGCGTAGCGGCACGCCGTGGGTACGGGCTATCAGCAATATCCAACTTTCCGCTGTGCGTCTTCGCTTTGCTTGGCCGATGCTGCAGTCAATTGATGCCAACGGGAACATCAACGGCTACCGGATCGAATACAAGGTTGAGTTGGCCACGGATGGCGGCGCTTACACGCAGGTTCTGAGTGAGGCAGCAGACGGCAAGACCACCAGCACTTATGAACGTACTCGGCGTATTGATTTGCCCAAGGCGTCGAGCGGCTGGCTGCTGCGCGTTACTCGCATCACTGTGAACCAGAACAACAACAAAATCGCCGACACGATGCAGGTTGCCGGCTTCACCGAGGTTATCGATGCAAAGCTGCGCTACCCGAATACGGCGCTGCTCTACATAGAGTTTTCTGCCGAACAGTTCCGCAATATCCCGGCGATCACGATTGAATGTGATGCACGCAAAATGTCAGTGCCGAGCAATTACGATCCTCGCGCCAGGTCCTACATCGGAATCTGGGATGGCACCTTCAAACAGGCATGGACTGATAACCCGGTCTGGATGACCTACGACATTACCGTCAACGATCGTTTCGGTCTCGGCCGCCGGATCAAGCCGTGGCAGGTCGACAAGTGGGAGCTGTACCGCATCGCTCAGTACTGCGATCAGCTTGTGCCGGACGGCAAGGGCGGGATGGAGCCGCGGTTTGTCTGCAACCTGAACCTGCAAGGCAAAGCAGATGCCTGGACGCTGCTGCGGGACATCTCTGCGATTTACCGCGGCATGACCTACTGGGCGCAGGGCCAGGTCGTTTCGCTATCAGATATGCCCCGGGCAACCGACTTCGATTTTGCCTACACCCGGGCCAACGTCATTGATGGCAAGTTCACCTATGGCAGTGCCTCGGAACGCACACGCTACAGTCGCGCACTGATCAGCTACGACAACCCGGCCAACAACTACGACACCGACGTCACAGCTGTGACTGACAGCAAGCTACAGCGTCGCTATGGAGATAACCCGCTGGAAATAAGTGCCATAGGCTGTACTCGTGAGTCCGAGGCGCAGCGCCGAGGTAAATGGGCGCTGTTAACCAACGCCAAGGATCGGGCGGTGACGTTCAGAACAGGGCTGGCCGGGCGCATCCCGTTGCCGGGGTATGTGATCCCGATTGCTGACGAGTTGATCGCCGGTCGGCCAGTGGGCGGACTGGTGGCGGCGGTTGGCGGCAAGGTCATTACCCTGGACCGCGATACCTCGGCCAAACCCGGCGATCGCCTGATCCTCAACCTGCCCGACGGCAAGTGTGAAGGCCGCACGATTCAGCTGGTCAGTGTGCGCAAAGTTACGGTCACCACTGCGTACTCCGTCGCGCCTGAACCGGAACTGGTCTGGTGCCTGGACGCTGACGATCTCGCGGTACCGCTTTACCGGGTCACCAGCGTGTCGCGACCAGAGCCCGGCGTATTTGAAATCTCGGCCGTGCAGTATGACCCGAGCAAGTTCGCGCATATCGACACTGGCGCCCGACTGGAAGAACGCCCCATCAGCGTGATCCCGATCACCGTGGTGCCGGCGCCGGCCAGTGTCACACTGACGTCGAACTCGTCGATTGCTCAAGGCCTGGCAGTGACCACCATGACCATTGCCTGGGAGTCAGTGGCAGGTGCCGTCGCTTATGACGTTGAGTGGCGCAAGGACAGCGGAAACTGGATCACGGTGCAGCGCACGGGGTCGTCCAGTGTGGATGTCACCGGCATCTACGCGGGTGCTTATCTGGCCCGGGTGCGTGCGGTCAGCGCGTTCGATATCTCCTCGATCTGGAAGTCGTCGCAGCTGACTCACCTCAAAGGTAAAGAGGGCCTGCCACCGGCTGTCAGCTATTTGACCGCTCAGAGCAGGCTCTTTGAGATCGGGTTGAAGTGGGGCTTCCCGCCAGGTGCAGAAGACACCCAGCGGACCGAGATCTGGTACGGCCCGTCCAATAGCCTGGAAAGTGCCGCCAAGCTGTCGGATTTGGCCTACCCGCAAAATGATTACAGCCTGCAGAGTTTGACCGCGGGCGCGCAGTTCTTCTTCTGGGCGCGACTGGTGGATCGCACTGGCAATATTGGACCGTTTTACCCGGTCAAAGACGGGGTGATGGGTCAGGCCAGTGCTGAAGCGGGTCCGATTCTGGAGATGATCGCCGGCAAAATCGGCGAGACCGAGCTGGGCAAACACTTGCTCGACCGGCTTGAATTGATTGACGGTACCGGCCCAGGGTCTGTGAGTGACCGGCTTGATGCTGCCAAAAAGGAACTGGAAGACCTGATTGGCGAAATCACTGACGCGCTGGAGTACGACAACACCAAGTCCTATACCTCGGGCGAAGTAGTGCGCCTGGGCAATCGGCTGTTTCAGGCGATCGCAGCCACCACCGGCAATCCACCGCCCGACGCGACCTATTGGCTCGATATGGGCACGCTGGCCGAAACCACCAATGCCCTGGTGCTCCAGGTGCAGAAGAACTCGGCCAGCATCGTCGAACAGGACGGCAAGATAACGGCTCAGGCCGAGCAGCTCAGTGCGATCAACGCCAAGGTCACTGATCCGGAAACGGGACTTGAGGCCACTGCCGGCGGCTTGAGTTCTCTCAAGGGTACAGTTGAAACCCTCGATGGCAAGATCACGGCCACCGCAGAAAAGGTGGAGGGCGTGTACGCGTTTATCGACTCCGGCTCCGCAGGGGATGAGAGCGGCAGCGCCGGCGATGAGACTTCTTCAGCGGGTGTCTGGTCGATCATGTCCGCGATTGCCGAGCGTGACTTTGCTCAGTCAGTCAGGACAGACGTGGTTGAGGCCAAGGTAGGCCAGAACGCAGCGAGCATTATCGATGTTTCCACAGCAGCTGCAAACGCCACGTCAGCGATGGCGTCACGCGTAACTCAGCTAGACGCCAAAGTTGATAGCAATGCGGCGGCCTTCAAGTCTGAAACGACTGCGCTGGCTGATGCGGACAAGGCCCTGACGCAGAAAACGGATGCACTCCAGGCGGTAGCAGGGGAGAACACCGCTGCAGTTGAAACACTCAGCAAGGCTCAGGCAGACCTCGAAGGCAATCTTTCGACCATGTGGTCGGTAAAAATGCAGGTCAACGCGAATGGGCAACTGGTCACGGCGGGCATCGGGCTGGGGATCGAAACCAATGCTGAGGGTGTGACGCAGAGCCAGTTTCTGGTCAGTGCCGATCGCTTCGCAGTAGTTAGCGCTTTGGCGGGTGGTCAGGTGTTTACGCCGTTTGTGGTGCAGAACGGGCAGGTGTTTATGCAGTCGGCATTTATTCAGGACGGCACGATTACCAATGCCAAAATTGGTGAGTACATCAGCTCAATCAATTATGTACCTGGTATTTCTGGATGGAGATTGGATAAGGCAGGAGGGCTTGAGATTAACGGAGTCGTTGAGGGAGGTGGCCGGCTAACGATCAACAATAACGTGATTCAAGTATTTGATAGTGCAGGAACTCTGCGTGTGCGCATGGGGATATGGGGATGA
- a CDS encoding glycoside hydrolase family 19 protein — MSITVQQLLQILPNAGQVAGVFTPLLNTAMVRYQIVGPKRIAAFIAQVGHESGQLRYVKEIWGPTKAQARYEGRSDLGNNQPGDGSKYRGRGLIQITGRANYMMCSEALALDLIKQPELLEKPQHACMSAAWFWDSRGLNTLADARQFDKITQRINGGQNGAADRQALYAQALKVLA, encoded by the coding sequence ATGTCCATCACTGTGCAGCAACTGCTGCAGATTCTTCCGAACGCCGGCCAAGTTGCCGGCGTTTTTACACCCCTACTAAACACCGCGATGGTGCGGTACCAGATCGTTGGCCCGAAGCGAATCGCAGCCTTCATCGCCCAGGTTGGCCACGAGTCAGGCCAGCTCAGGTATGTGAAAGAGATTTGGGGGCCAACCAAAGCACAGGCCCGCTACGAGGGACGTAGTGATCTGGGCAACAACCAGCCGGGCGACGGTTCGAAGTATCGCGGCAGAGGTCTGATCCAAATCACCGGCCGGGCTAATTACATGATGTGCAGCGAGGCGCTGGCACTGGACCTCATCAAGCAACCCGAGCTGCTGGAAAAACCACAGCACGCCTGCATGTCAGCAGCGTGGTTCTGGGATTCCAGAGGACTCAACACACTGGCCGACGCGAGGCAGTTCGACAAGATCACCCAGCGTATTAACGGTGGCCAGAACGGCGCGGCTGATCGGCAGGCGTTGTATGCCCAGGCATTGAAGGTGTTGGCGTGA
- a CDS encoding pyocin knob domain-containing protein has product MARQEIILGTPPSGLGGDPPRVASQKINHMTQELYDNFSVIGTAASADLQTKNNDLAAGKVLVVGAAGWNGGAAIIMGSGTDLNALVTAGIYALNGTYTNGPPGTSAGYYPPLYVRITVHGQGAWTLQEVFGITGDTSAIRYQSVGEWAPWRVVYTSSNVAGSMSAGAIIERGDNASGSYVKFADGTMMTWGQQIINATVLPGQAVAWDVGRQPMPFVGQPSHKIDMAYMHGANGTGDVIYTCIQTYATSGRPIVAGVNMGVLPSLSHPSFTYGTVVSASHFVYFQSVGRWK; this is encoded by the coding sequence ATGGCACGACAAGAAATCATCCTGGGTACGCCGCCCTCAGGGCTCGGTGGCGATCCGCCGCGAGTGGCCAGTCAGAAAATTAATCACATGACGCAGGAGCTCTATGACAATTTTTCAGTGATTGGGACGGCGGCTTCAGCTGATCTACAGACTAAAAATAATGACTTGGCCGCAGGCAAAGTTCTGGTCGTAGGCGCTGCCGGCTGGAATGGAGGGGCTGCAATAATTATGGGGTCTGGCACTGATCTTAACGCATTGGTTACTGCCGGTATTTATGCCCTAAACGGAACCTATACAAACGGTCCGCCCGGAACCTCAGCCGGTTATTACCCTCCGCTCTATGTCCGCATAACTGTACATGGGCAAGGGGCTTGGACCTTGCAGGAAGTATTCGGGATTACTGGAGATACGAGTGCTATTCGATATCAATCTGTTGGTGAGTGGGCACCATGGAGAGTCGTTTACACCTCTTCCAATGTCGCTGGCAGTATGTCGGCTGGCGCGATTATTGAGCGAGGAGATAACGCCAGTGGGAGCTACGTCAAGTTCGCCGACGGGACCATGATGACGTGGGGGCAACAGATCATTAACGCGACTGTTTTACCTGGGCAGGCCGTTGCATGGGATGTGGGCAGGCAGCCAATGCCATTTGTTGGTCAGCCTTCACACAAGATAGATATGGCATACATGCATGGCGCTAACGGTACAGGCGATGTCATTTACACCTGTATACAAACCTATGCCACCAGCGGTAGACCGATCGTTGCAGGAGTGAATATGGGCGTCCTGCCCAGCCTGTCCCACCCCAGCTTTACATATGGCACGGTGGTATCTGCATCTCACTTTGTGTACTTCCAGTCAGTCGGGCGGTGGAAATAA
- a CDS encoding SOS response-associated peptidase family protein, with protein MCGRFVQYQGISDYLEVLAPDRVVVSGYDNQPIGRYNVAPGTRVSILHSTDEGLRIDPVHWGWAPFWAKGKRPDPINARVETVTTGKFFKQLWPKDRALVMADGWYEWVKDPDDLKKKQPYFIRLKSQMPMFFAALAEVHTGLEPHEGDGFVIITAASDQGMVDIHDRRPVVFSPEHAREWLGNDLDQKIAEELVLSCCQPTEDFEWYPVGNAVGNVKNQGPELVRPLKPLT; from the coding sequence ATGTGCGGACGATTTGTGCAGTATCAGGGCATTTCTGATTATCTGGAGGTGTTGGCACCTGACCGGGTCGTCGTGAGCGGGTATGACAATCAGCCCATAGGTCGCTACAACGTCGCTCCTGGCACGCGCGTAAGCATTCTTCACAGCACAGATGAGGGGCTGCGGATTGATCCCGTCCACTGGGGCTGGGCGCCGTTTTGGGCCAAGGGCAAACGCCCTGACCCGATCAACGCCAGAGTGGAAACAGTCACAACCGGGAAGTTCTTCAAACAACTCTGGCCCAAAGACCGCGCCTTGGTTATGGCTGATGGATGGTATGAGTGGGTCAAGGATCCGGATGATCTCAAGAAGAAACAGCCCTACTTCATTCGTCTGAAAAGTCAGATGCCGATGTTCTTCGCGGCGTTGGCCGAAGTTCACACGGGCCTGGAGCCTCATGAAGGGGATGGGTTTGTGATTATCACTGCTGCCAGTGATCAGGGGATGGTCGACATTCATGATCGACGGCCCGTGGTGTTCTCACCCGAGCATGCGCGAGAGTGGTTGGGAAACGACCTCGATCAAAAAATCGCTGAAGAATTGGTGTTGAGCTGTTGCCAGCCAACTGAGGACTTTGAGTGGTACCCGGTTGGAAACGCGGTGGGGAATGTGAAAAACCAAGGGCCCGAACTGGTCAGGCCGCTGAAGCCATTAACGTAA
- a CDS encoding lysis system i-spanin subunit Rz produces MKVEAVKWGGALLLMFGLMAGSAWAAWEWQANTYGQKLASQETAHQTVLTNLANANSALILAEQDKRIAMEQWLAASDQAHYRALTNEQTKQARLRDRLATADLRLSVLLDATESVGRDGVQATTGAGGVVYGAHRAQLDPAHAQRIIGITGDGDQGLIALQACQAYARAVAR; encoded by the coding sequence GTGAAGGTTGAGGCGGTGAAGTGGGGAGGGGCGCTGCTGTTGATGTTCGGCTTAATGGCAGGCAGTGCCTGGGCCGCATGGGAGTGGCAAGCCAATACCTACGGCCAGAAGTTGGCCTCGCAGGAAACTGCACACCAGACCGTGCTCACCAACCTGGCCAACGCCAATTCCGCGCTGATTCTGGCGGAGCAGGACAAACGCATTGCCATGGAGCAATGGCTGGCAGCCAGCGACCAAGCCCATTACCGAGCCCTGACCAATGAACAAACCAAACAAGCACGCCTGCGTGATCGCCTTGCTACTGCTGACCTGCGGCTGTCAGTCCTACTCGACGCCACCGAGTCAGTTGGTCGTGACGGAGTGCAGGCCACCACCGGCGCCGGCGGCGTGGTTTATGGAGCCCATAGAGCCCAACTTGACCCAGCGCATGCTCAACGAATTATCGGAATCACCGGCGACGGCGATCAAGGACTGATCGCGCTGCAGGCCTGTCAGGCCTACGCGAGAGCAGTCGCACGATGA